The Neurospora crassa OR74A linkage group IV, whole genome shotgun sequence genome has a segment encoding these proteins:
- a CDS encoding scavenger mRNA decapping enzyme produces MSDVKANAEALVPKFKFERQLNQDQAGRRTTLLGTIDSSPALLILERAPFPSSTDYLSSAPLTLRTLKNLGANDIYHWYMASSGGSSSSTNSNDPEKDHDEQTDFSDLKINLIYPCTPKHIAKYSRQLVRYVTETPALYQLHVRPYMQAQREAGRLNWVFNIIEGRKEVEDVIYRTPFGQDADDEGFLLLPDLNWDRKTLDALHLLGLVERRDLWSLRDLKKKHVPFLRHMKRKFVEATTQVYPDIEEDQLKLYVHYQPTYYHFHIHIVHVQLEAGATQAVGKAVGLDSIIETLEVMEGDGEAGMEKLTMCYTLGEESDLWKDVFGPLKKKKAKEQQRQQQQQQKEEGEKLKK; encoded by the exons ATGTCCGATGTCAAGGCCAACGCCGAGGCCCTTGTGCCCAAGTTCAAGTTCGAGCGCCAACTGAACCAAG ACCAAGCCGGCCGCCGCACCACCCTCCTGGGCACCATCGACTCCTCACCGGCCCTACTAATCCTCGAGCGCGCTCCCTTCCCGTCTTCAACCGACTACCTCTCCTCTGCGCCCCTGACCCTCCGCACGCTCAAGAACCTCGGCGCCAACGATATTTACCACTGGTACATGgccagcagcggcggcagcagcagcagcacgaaCTCTAATGACCCCGAAAAAGACCACGACGAACAAACCGATTTCTCCGACCTCAAAATCAACCTAATCTACCCCTGCACGCCCAAACACATCGCCAAGTACTCCCGCCAACTAGTCCGCTACGTAACCGAGACGCCCGCCCTCTACCAGTTGCACGTGCGGCCCTATATGCAAGCGCAGCGCGAAGCCGGCCGACTGAACTGGGTCTTCAACATTATCGAAGGCCGCAAGGAAGTCGAGGACGTCATCTACCGCACGCCCTTTGGGCAAGACGCGGACGACGAAGGGTTTTTGTTGCTGCCGGATCTGAACTGGGACCGCAAGACGCTGGACGCGCTGCACCTGTTGGGGCTGGTGGAACGGAGGGATCTCTGGAGCTTAAGGGAcctcaagaagaagcatgTGCCGTTTTTGAGGCACATGAAGAGGAAGTTTGTCGAGGCCACGACACAGGTGTACCCGGACATTGAGGAGGACCAGCTGAAGCTTTATGTGCATTACCAGCCTACGTATTACCACTTTCACATTCACATTGTGCATGTGCAGCTGGAGGCGGGGGCGACGCAGGCGGTGGGCAAAGCGGTGGGGTTGGATAGTATTATTGAGACGTTGGAGGTCATGgagggggatggggaggCTGGCATGGAGAAGTTGACTATGTGCTATACGCTTGGGGAGGAAAGTGATTTGTGGAAGGATGTTTTTGGGccgttgaagaagaagaaggcaaaggagcagcagcggcagcagcagcagcagcaaaaagaggagggggagaaattaaaaaagtaa
- a CDS encoding THO complex component, which translates to MPPKRKRSDHRGLPDSGPSRPPPHRPSDTSLGQHDRGYDGGRGGRNGRNARRPDRRDSNQPYNNPNPPIPSSASRPPSSSSANNLPPINTAPSTPAPNPIAPAPALIPAPPPQPTYSAPPSPIQPGYDYSIITDDRVSRWSKGARQEVIDHGVQSRDDEDLTEVAAIFQELIHSAVDGRLPGSDAGKVIKDILGPEPSEADRAALAFDAHTLFLDTVATFMDVENAPFRPQLRDLMYATEVSTTLMRQILDPAVLQPLGLVRDTFVRVGIRQSTNLLYRQANYNLLREETEGYSKLVTELFTTSSAEPPSSEVVQAAFNKVMGLIGTFDLHPGRVLDVTLDVFASVLIKQFRFFIKFLRVSSWWPRTQIKLPPHTFVGGLPIWALPDHSNWVASEEEEKAIAAQRLKRDIAFWDRARKIKLDAFFELGGRQVTNLEDEELPDASTKSGQENSIEKDWIRITKTLPPTGNRDAAQMLGFKLRFYTTEARDSEDMLPANLLYLVALLIKVGFITLTDLWEHIWPPDDMMEAVKEARFKELDEKERANRPGGAANALMMAGALPDDMAPPPMNSRRDMAHGKTDADSKSTTETAEEKPKLPEPDDQKVILLKCLLTIGAIPESLFIIGRHDWILQAHPDLIPLVHRILHHSVETVYQQSRPQPKSSSSANCPGKKLPDPDQSGVPKGSIRLAGVTPKRALRWPFPDAETSEGGGYRFYWDEWADNVPVCQTVDDIFTLCDTLVNVIGVSIGQDAGLIAKLTSIGAKSMADDQSPVNRSRWLLLLKRLLVPSLSLLETNSSVVDGVWTLLKQFPIHVRYNVYAEWYEGQTSRLEPMKKAFARTRLETLSTMKRLSLTNIPQMAKTLAKTAYPSPGIVCKVALQQIESYSNLIEAFVECAKYFTDLGYDVLVWSVLSSLGGQQRSRTQESSVLLTSKWLQALSRFSGKVFLRYSTMDPTPILRYVDNQLSKGNSTDLVILKELISSMGGVVSDLDFTDAQLHAMTGGELLRRETLTNLGDKRYTSTKSADRLIQALMTNGLAGRLLANIAQYRQSAISAVVQGDAHIKYLATMADDTHQVLLQYLDLLRSSLDGDTFNNLVPSVIRLMRDYGLGAGLAFLIGRASIRTAMNRVRGQSESQAPVASAAPDTDGDVTMTTANGDDTVNTPAADGQTTASAQGANERKVDPVLEPFQPVIDEIPTVLSGDTLQYLTPTCYVLFWALQLGDLSFPQDNYSDEINRLKKLAREVMNDRSDMTRAGMNKKTQKQAEINARVSSLLKENSEELQRYSKFRFQLSRQLTTWFPADITKVDVTADTMLEECILPRLQLSALDAEYSFKFLKFLHEFSAPNFKLMSLYDRLFNHNRLRSMLFTCTVREAEHIGRFLKCILSELSKWHGDKNAYEKEALGSKEVQGKKTRNYVGFATAFDADGKPTAFVEHDAFRDLLFKWHKELNSALRACLNDMEWMHIRNAITVLKAVIDFFPAINFMAEKFLEQLKTITEREAASKNAPETEEGHRVDLSVTAQTAFSELQKRKSKWILVQAFRPGTTSDSKEEGKSSLRAAAVALKSNSHGRKQTAAEVEDGEVKDNRSGSGRSSAGSGNQKDSTPTRNLPTREAQKDANPPQRSMGGNGPPPRPPAPNAGPLPSKLPGNRNDVNRPSTLNPGGRGLPSNPDLPRRPDVPIPEVFSASQFNRGQHNMNNRREPPSSRDSRDAREPRETREPRETHPRETREPVHGRDSRDYRAPETSRSERPRDFPSTDRRPAEPPTRDSSRQTDRDWPNRAELPPRWTEPAAAPGRDGRQPRDRTPHGANRHDGRLSRENAGAAPSPAAPSHSDAPEPPINPERARLLAEAEQKQSLPTPPRAAEQQHSHINPARAALITDVREPQGRSSSRDQTRERPPRTESPRASERSTNSQADNARDDRQGRHRHADYHSSSRDGHAHGDSGSLHGRLDRPAEMERPGGSRDGSYNQPPPRGMDHDHGRPVQQDPNYGRLNPIQSVVDSGPAPVPTVTSGSGGPPPSGPRGRGRNNARMGPANGVPIRPDGRFPGMEANRTSSPDRQPPTGPSSSRQSRRGQYDNAGGNVNATPSSLPAQSPGVHPDRMSHINQQPQQGGQSSQQQQSQAGPPPPPPQPPSAPGVHPDRLNQINGPPSHRPTGPSAHNRPPINTPDRPSMSTPNNSGRQQPSGQHGSNFVTPTGPSASNNDRMRSGGGSRQLRGIQNMLDKASMDARGPGSRMRGSSRINTMVDSDAQVLAGASPGNTPVNDRPDPLRDIRESGSRREMSTDRGDRERDRGRETRDREPRDREPRSGLAPIQVVGDSREDSSSIPHGGHSRGDVNGEGYGSSSRGGAGGDHERGSSRHHSSRSERSDRPSRRSSRERNPGGGGGGGGGDGKESSSRSDYSRESRSRGGGGGPSTANAPGGPSADLMTGGSSRDRRSGRDSNAGSGSGHRGGGGDMPPPPPSREPSHRGHGSHRGGGDGSGHGQGGAPPMGGGRSDGHGRPPRESRSSRPSGPSGGHDDMRGGGDDRSRKRRGDGVIDSSQGLGGHQDKRPRR; encoded by the exons ATGCCTCCCAAGCGCAAAAGATCCGATCACCGAGGCCTGCCCGACTCTGGCCCCTCCAGACCTCCCCCTCACCGACCCTCCGATACGTCGCTAGGACAGCATGACAGAGGCTATGATGGAGGACGCGGTGGCCGTAATGGGAGAAACGCCCGGAGACCCGATCGTCGCGACTCGAATCAGCCCTACAACAATCCCAACCCCCCCATACCCTCGTCCGCTTCCCGCCCTCCGAGCTCTTCCTCGGCCAACAACCTACCGCCGATAAACACTGCGCCATCAACACCAGCCCCAAACCCGAtcgcgccggcgccggcccTTATACCAGCCCCGCCACCTCAGCCAACATACTCGGCACCTCCTTCACCCATCCAGCCCGGGTACGATTATAGCATCATCACCGATGATCGCGTCTCCAGGTGGTCCAAAGGCGCGCGTCAAGAAGTCATCGACCATGGTGTCCAGTCAcgcgacgacgaggatctTACCGAGGTTGCCGCCATATTTCAGGAACTCATCCACTCTGCTGTCGACGGTCGTCTTCCCGGTTCCGATGCTGGCAAGGTGATCAAGGATATACTGGGTCCCGAGCCTTCGGAGGCTGATCGTGCCGCCCTGGCTTTCGATGCCCATACCCTGTTTCTCGACACCGTAGCCACCTTTATGGACGTGGAAAATGCGCCTTTCCGGCCCCAGCTCCGCGATCTCATGTACGCCACAGAGGTGTCGACCACCCTAATGCGGCAAATCCTCGACCCTGCAGTTCTTCAGCCACTGGGCCTCGTCCGCGATACGTTCGTGCGTGTGGGCATCCGGCAGTCCACGAATCTGCTCTATCGCCAGGCGAACTACAACCTTCTGCGAGAAGAGACAGAAGGCTACTCTAAACTTGTTACCGAACTGTTTACGACTAGTAGTGCGGAACCGCCATCTTCCGAGGTCGTGCAGGCTGCCTTCAACAAGGTTATGGGCCTTATTGGAACATTTGACCTGCACCCAGGCCGCGTTCTCGATGTCACGCTGGACGTGTTTGCCTCAGTACTCATTAAACAGTTCAggttctttattaaattcttgcGCGTGAGTTCCTGGTGGCCTCGTACCCAAATCAAACTCCCACCCCACACATTTGTTGGCGGCTTGCCTATATGGGCCCTTCCCGACCACTCCAACTGGGTTGCgagcgaagaggaagaaaaggctATTGCTGCCCAGCGTCTGAAACGCGATATTGCCTTCTGGGACAGAGCACGCAAGATTAAACTTGATGCATTCTTCGAGCTCGGTGGTAGGCAGGTCACCAATCTGGAAGACGAGGAGCTTCCGGATGCCAGCACGAAGAGCGGACAGGAGAACAGTATTGAAAAGGATTGGATCAGAATCACCAAAACCCTACCACCTACCGGGAACCGCGATGCAGCCCAGATGCTGGGTTTCAAGTTGCGTTTCTATACAACAGAAGCTAGGGATAGTGAAGACATGCTCCCTGCAAACCTTCTCTATCTTGTAGCCCTTCTCATCAAGGTTGGCTTCATCACCCTGACAGATCTTTGGGAGCACATTTGGCCACCGGACGACATGATGGAGGCTGTCAAGGAAGCCAGGTTCAAGGAGCTGGATGAAAAGGAGAGGGCAAACCGACCTGGAGGTGCCGCTAATGCGTTGATGATGGCCGGAGCCCTTCCAGATGACATGGCCCCTCCTCCAATGAACAGTCGCCGCGACATGGCCCATGGAAAGACTGATGCTGATTCCAAGTCCACGACCGAGACAGCCGAAGAGAAGCCCAAGCTTCCAGAGCCTGATGACCAAAAGGTTATTCTTCTCAAGTGTCTTCTCACGATTGGTGCTATCCCGGAATCTTTGTTCATCATAGGACGACATGACTGGATTCTTCAAGCACATCCCGACCTCATTCCTCTTGTACACCGTATCCTTCACCACTCTGTCGAAACCGTCTATCAACAAAGCCGCCCTCAACCGAAatcttcgtcttcggccAATTGTCCTGGCAAGAAACTTCCAGACCCGGACCAATCTGGGGTTCCTAAGGGCAGTATTAGGCTCGCCGGTGTCACTCCTAAACGCGCCTTGAGATGGCCGTTCCCGGACGCCGAGACCAGTGAAGGAGGTGGATACCGCTTTTACTGGGACGAGTGGGCGGATAATGTTCCTGTCTGTCAAACTGTCGACGACATCTTCACGCTCTGCGATACCTTGGTAAACGTAATTGGCGTGAGCATCGGCCAGGATGCTGGTCTGATTGCGAAGCTCACAAGCATCGGCGCCAAGAGCATGGCTGATGATCAGTCACCGGTCAACCGTTCCCGCTGGCTGTTGCTACTTAAACGCCTGCTTGTGCCTTCCTTGAGTTTGCTGGAAACCAACTCCTCGGTTGTTGACGGTGTCTGGACACTTCTCAAACAGTTCCCAATTCATGTGCGATACAACGTCTATGCCGAATGGTACGAGGGTCAGACATCCCGACTCGAACCCATGAAGAAGGCGTTTGCACGAACCCGACTAGAGACGCTCAGTACCATGAAGCGTTTGTCTTTAACGAATATCCCACAGATGGCCAAGACCCTTGCCAAAACCGCTTATCCATCACCCGGCATCGTTTGCAAGGTCGCGCTGCAGCAAATCGAGTCCTACAGCAACCTGATTGAGGCTTTCGTGGAGTGCGCCAAGTATTTCACAGACCTTGGTTACGATGTCCTCGTCTGGTCTGTTCTTAGCTCTCTTGGTGGACAGCAGAGAAGCCGGACACAAGAAAGCTCGGTGCTGCTTACCAGCAAATGGCTCCAGGCCCTGTCCAGATTCTCCGGCAAGGTCTTCCTCCGCTACTCTACTATGGATCCCACACCTATCCTTCGTTATGTGGACAACCAGCTTTCCAAGGGTAACTCCACTGATCTCGTCATCCTCAAGGAGTTGATCTCTTCCATGGGAGGTGTGGTTTCAGACCTGGATTTCACCGATGCACAACTTCATGCCATGACTGGTGGTGAGCTTCTGAGACGCGAAACTCTAACCAACTTGGGTGATAAGCGTTATACTTCGACCAAGAGTGCCGACCGACTCATTCAGGCGCTCATGACTAACGGACTTGCTGGCCGCCTCCTAGCCAACATCGCTCAGTACCGCCAAAGCGCCATTTCTGCGGTTGTTCAAGGCGATGCTCATATCAAGTATCTAGCCACCATGGCAGACGATACTCACCAGGTGCTACTGCAGTATCTGGACCTTCTCCGCAGTAGTCTTGATGGAGATACCTTCAACAACCTTGTTCCCAGCGTCATCCGACTCATGCGCGACTACGGTCTTGGGGCAGGTCTTGCCTTCTTGATCGGACGGGCCAGTATTCGCACGGCTATGAACCGAGTCCGAGGCCAGTCGGAGAGTCAGGCGCCGGTTGCCTCAGCTGCTCCTGACACGGACGGAGATGTGACCATGACTACAGCAAATGGTGATGATACTGTGAATACGCCTGCCGCCGACGGCCAAACTACAGCATCGGCTCAAGGCGCAAATGAACGGAAAGTGGATCCCGTTTTGGAGCCTTTCCAACCTGTCATTGACGAGATTCCCACTGTCCTGTCAGGGGACACTCTCCAGTACCTTACTCCCACCTGCTACGTCCTCTTCTGGGCTTTGCAGCTGGGCGACCTTTCTTTCCCACAGGATAACTACAGTGACGAAATTAACAGGCTCAAGAAGCTTGCTAGGGAGGTAATGAACGACAGATCGGACATGACACGAGCTGGAATGAACAAGAAGACGCAGAAACAAGCCGAAATCAACGCCCGAGTGTCCTCTCTTCTCAAGGAGAATAGCGAAGAGCTCCAACGATACTCGAAGTTCCGCTTTCAGCTGAGCAGACAGCTCACTACTTGGTTCCCGGCTGATATCACGAAAGTCGATGTGACGGCAGATACCATGCTTGAGGAATGCATCCTTCCTCGGTTGCAGCTTTCTGCTTTGGATGCCGAGTACAGTTTCAAGTTCCTCAAGTTCCTTCACGAGTTCTCAGCACCAAATTTCAAGCTCATGTCACTCTACGACCGACTTTTCAACCACAACAGGCTCCGCAGTATGCTCTTCACTTGCACTGTACGTGAAGCGGAGCACATCGGTCGGTTCCTAAAGTGCATTCTCAGCGAGCTCTCGAAGTGGCATGGTGACAAGAATGCTTACGAGAAAGAAGCATTGGGCTCGAAGGAGGTGCAAGGCAAGAAGACAAGGAACTACGTTGGTTTCGCTACTGCTTTTGACGCGGATGGGAAACCCACGGCTTTTGTTGAACACGATGCGTTCCGTGACCTCCTCTTCAAGTGGCACAAGGAGCTCAACTCAGCACTGAGAGCATGCCTCAATGACATGGAGTGGATGCATATCAGGAATGCCATTACAGTTTTGAAGGCTGTCATCGACTTCTTCCCAGCAATCAACTTCATGGCCGAGAAGTTCTTGGAGCAACTCAAAACCATCACTGAGCGAGAGGCTGCATCCAAGAACGCTCCTGAGACCGAGGAAGGCCATCGAGTCGATCTTTCGGTCACAGCACAGACGGCGTTCTCGGAGCTACAAAAGAGGAAGTCCAAATGGATCCTGGTTCAGGCGTTCCGCCCTGGTACA ACGAGTGATTCGAAGGAGGAAGGCAAGTCCTCTCTTCGCGCTGCGGCAGTAGCCCTCAAGTCCAATTCTCATGGGCGGAAACAGACCGCCGCCGAGGTTGAAGATGGCGAAGTCAAGGATaacagaagtggaagcggaCGATCTAGCGCGGGCTCTGGAAACCAGAAGGACTCGACTCCGACAAGAAACCTCCCTACTAGGGAGGCGCAAAAGGACGCTAATCCTCCACAAAGGTCGATGGGAGGTAATGGGCCGCCTCCTCGACCTCCAGCGCCTAATGCAGGCCCGCTACCGTCCAAACTCCCTGGAAACCGCAATGATGTCAACAGACCATCAACTCTAAACCCTGGCGGTCGTGGCCTGCCCAGTAATCCTGATCTGCCAAGGAGACCAGATGTGCCAATTCCAGAGGTTTTCAGCGCCAGTCAATTCAACCGAGGCCAGCACAACATGAACAACAGAAGAGAACCCCCTTCATCTAGGGATAGCCGTGATGCCCGAGAGCCGCGTGAGACTCGGGAGCCGCGCGAGACACATCCTCGTGAAACGAGGGAGCCTGTGCATGGTCGGGATAGCAGAGACTATCGAGCCCCGGAAACGTCACGCTCTGAACGACCGCGCGACTTCCCATCAACCGACAGACGTCCTGCGGAACCGCCTACAAGGGACTCGTCTCGCCAAACCGATAGGGATTGGCCGAATCGTGCGGAACTCCCACCTCGTTGGACTGAACCTGCAGCTGCTCCTGGCCGTGATGGCCGGCAACCACGAGACAGAACGCCCCATGGTGCTAACCGGCATGATGGAAGACTCTCTAGGGAAAATGCAGGTGCGGCACCTTCACCGGCTGCGCCATCTCACAGTGACGCACCAGAGCCGCCTATCAACCCGGAACGTGCTCGACTTCTAGCAGAAGCCGAACAGAAGCAGTCTCTTCCCACCCCACCGAGAGCTGCTGAACAGCAGCACTCTCATATTAACCCGGCGAGAGCTGCTCTCATCACCGACGTTCGTGAGCCGCAGGGCCGCTCCTCGTCCAGGGACCAAACTCGCGAACGACCTCCTCGTACGGAATCTCCCAGGGCATCTGAACGGTCGACGAACAGCCAGGCCGATAACGCTCGCGACGACCGTCAAGGTCGCCATCGACATGCGGATtaccacagcagcagccgtgACGGTCATGCTCACGGAGATAGCGGATCGTTACACGGCCGCCTAGACCGCCCCGCTGAAATGGAGAGACCAGGAGGATCCAGAGATGGTTCATACAatcagcctcctcctcgtggCATGGACCATGACCATGGCAGACCTGTCCAACAAGATCCCAACTACGGTAGGCTGAATCCTATCCAGTCAGTCGTCGACAGCGGACCGGCACCAGTACCGACAGTGACTTCGGGGTCCGGTGGTCCACCCCCATCAGGCCCACGGGGTCGTGGTAGGAATAACGCTAGAATGGGTCCTGCTAATGGAGTCCCAATACGTCCCGACGGCCGGTTCCCGGGCATGGAAGCCAACCGTACCTCTTCACCTGATCGTCAGCCCCCGACTGGCCCTTCGTCTTCCCGACAGTCGCGTAGAGGTCAGTATGACAATGCAGGCGGCAATGTCAACGCAACACCTTCTTCCCTGCCTGCCCAATCTCCGGGTGTCCACCCTGATCGGATGAGCCACATCAACCAGCAACCGCAGCAAGGCGGTCAATCAagtcagcaacaacaatcacAAGCTGgacctccgccgcctccgccccAACCCCCTTCGGCTCCGGGCGTTCATCCTGATCGACTCAACCAAATCAATGGTCCACCTAGTCATCGACCGACTGGCCCAAGTGCCCATAACCGGCCCCCAATCAACACTCCAGATCGGCCCTCCATGTCTACACCCAACAACAGCGGACGGCAACAACCGTCTGGACAGCATGGCTCGAACTTCGTCACTCCTACCGGCCCATCAGCTTCTAACAATGACCGCATGCGATCTGGCGGAGGAAGCAGACAGCTTCGTGGTATTCAGAACATGCTTGATAAAGCATCCATGGACGCTCGCGGGCCTGGTTCGCGCATGCGCGGGTCGTCAAGAATCAACACCATGGTGGATTCGGATGCCCAAGTACTAGCTGGTGCGTCACCTGGCAACACACCTGTCAATGACAGGCCCGACCCCCTCAGGGACATTCGTGAGAGCGGTTCGCGCAGGGAAATGAGCACGGATCGCGGCGATCGAGAACGGGACCGTGGCAGAGAGACTAGAGATCGGGAACCTAGAGATCGGGAGCCACGTAGTGGTCTGGCGCCCATCCAAGTTGTCGGTGACAGTCGTGAGGATTCCTCGTCGATCCCACACGGCGGTCATTCCCGTGGTGACGTGAACGGAGAAGGGTACGGCTCCAGCAGCAGAGGAGGAGCCGGCGGTGACCACGAGCGCGGAAGTAGCCGGCACCATAGCTCTCGTTCGGAGAGAAGCGACCGACCTTCGAGGAGAAGCAGCCGTGAGCGCAAccccggtggtggtggtggtggtggtggtggtgacggcaAGGAGTCGAGCTCTAGAAGCGACTATTCTAGGGAAAGCAGgagccgcggcggcggcggcggcccaTCGACGGCCAACGCACCTGGTGGCCCCAGTGCCGACCTTATGACGGGCGGGTCGTCGCGTGACCGGAGATCCGGCCGCGATTCAAATGCAGGCAGCGGATCTGGTCACagaggcggtggaggagacatgccgccgccaccaccctcaAGAGAACCCAGTCACCGCGGCCATGGCAGCCACAGAGGTGGAGGCGATGGATCAGGTCATGGCCAGGGTGGAGCGCCGCCTATGGGAGGTGGAAGGAGTGATGGCCATGGTAGGCCCCCTCGCGAATCAAGATCATCCAGGCCTAGCGGACCTAGTGGTGGTCACGATGATATGAGAGGAGGCGGTGATGACAGGTCAAGGAAACGGAGAGGTGATGGAGTAATCGATTCGTCTCAGGGGCTTGGAGGCCATCAGGACAAGCGGCCGCGTCGCTAG
- the met-5 gene encoding homoserine O-acetyltransferase, which produces MVICHALTGSADVSDWWGPLLGGPGRAFDVSRFFIVCFNSLGSPYGTASPVTAKDGDPTKGRYGPEFPLTTIRDDVRLHKLLLDDLGVRQVAAVIGGSLGGMFVLEWAYFGKDYVRCVVPIATSSRHSAWGISWGEAQRQSIYADPKYDDGYYSFEDPPSTGLGAARMSALLTYRSRNSFEARFGRNTPDPSRRQIIRERPTPSTPSEAHFHIHNDGHKVKRTSLSRSNSNDSTGIARPVDAPAASNASSHEAQSDPQFHGPQKTTTTTTTSLTGGDVMPPQSTYFSAQSYLRYQGSKFVKRFDSNCYIAMTRKLDTHDVSRGRAASIAEALALIQQPTLVLGIESDGLFTFAEQEELAQHIPDSRLERIDSPEGHDAFLLQFEQVNRYILNFLREVLPDIMNKDVPEGSEAAESSVGQITKSSTFGEAEVEDITAW; this is translated from the coding sequence ATGGTCATCTGCCACGCCTTGACTGGCAGCGCCGACGTGAGTGACTGGTGGGGTCCCCTCCTGGGCGGACCTGGTCGGGCCTTTGATGTCTCGCGCTTCTTCATCGTCTGTTTCAACAGCTTGGGAAGTCCTTATGGCACCGCCAGCCCCGTGACCGCCAAGGACGGCGATCCGACCAAGGGCCGTTACGGCCCCGAGTTCCCCCTGACCACCATCAGGGACGATGTCAGGTTGCATAAGCTGCTACTGGACGACTTGGGCGTGCGCCAGGTGGCCGCCGTCATCGGCGGTTCTCTTGGCGGCATGTTTGTTCTCGAATGGGCCTACTTTGGCAAGGACTACGTGCGATGCGTCGTTCCCATCGCCACGTCGAGCAGGCACAGCGCTTGGGGCATCAGCTGGGGCGAGGCTCAGCGCCAGTCCATCTACGCCGACCCCAAGTATGATGACGGCTACTACTCCTTTGAAGACCCGCCCTCCACCGGTCTCGGAGCCGCCCGCATGTCCGCTCTCCTGACCTACCGGAGCCGAAACTCCTTCGAGGCCCGCTTCGGCCGGAACACCCCCGATCCGTCCCGCCGCCAGATCATTCGGGAGCGGCCCACCCCGTCAACCCCCTCGGAGGCGCACTTCCACATCCACAACGATGGACACAAGGTGAAGCGCACCAGCCTGTCGCGCTCCAACAGCAACGACAGCACTGGCATTGCCAGACCCGTTGATGCCCCCGCCGCCAGTAATGCCTCCTCCCACGAAGCGCAATCCGACCCCCAGTTCCACGGTCCCCaaaagaccaccaccaccaccaccaccagcctcaCTGGCGGCGACGTCATGCCCCCGCAATCCACATACTTCTCCGCGCAGTCCTACCTGCGCTACCAAGGCTCCAAGTTCGTCAAGCGCTTCGACAGCAACTGCTACATCGCCATGACGCGCAAGCTGGACACGCACGACGTTTCGCGGGGGCGGGCGGCCAGCATCGCCGAGGCGCTGGCTTTGATCCAGCAGCCCACGCTAGTTTTGGGCATCGAGAGCGACGGGCTCTTCACTTTCGCCgagcaggaggagctggcGCAGCATATCCCCGATAGTCGCCTCGAAAGGATTGACAGCCCCGAGGGCCACGACGCGTTCCTGCTCCAGTTTGAACAGGTCAACCGGTACATTCTCAACTTCTTGAGGGAGGTGTTGCCGGATATCATGAACAAGGATGTCCCTGAGGGTAGCGAGGCGGCGGAGAGCTCCGTTGGGCAAATTACCAAGAGCAGTACGTTTGGAGaggcggaggtggaggatatTACTGCTTGGTAA
- a CDS encoding hexokinase-2 — translation MGVTFSFPMKQTSLSEATLMAMGKGFAITSDLDLGGHLIKGYEQHRTAGLPPLKIAAITNDAVATLVSFVYQYPAAPNQKAAMGLIVGTGCNATIPLQFSKLHKNKFPGLISVQQDWDLLDVGIAVNTEWSINGSASPLRMLGLISRWDDELDKACEAPGFQPLEYMTAGRYLGELARLIFVDFLTTVQGVPPEDLPQGLHQRFGLSTTFLSHFYPGSDKGDILEQLQKEFDLSTDSTFTWTSDHADTLYHIAKAIQTRAAGIVAAATIGLLRCADELPDPSEPVRVGVANGDNVEELVVGYTGGCIQHFQDYLKDTQAFLDFITQEEFAAQGKRIRVKLEPCHDGGITGAGILVPAALASTQA, via the coding sequence ATGGGCGTCACCTTCAGCTTCCCCATGAAGCAGACCTCGCTTTCCGAAGCTACTTTGATGGCTATGGGCAAGGGCTTCGCCATCACATCAGATCTAGACCTGGGCGGTCACCTGATCAAGGGTTACGAACAGCACAGGACAGCCGGCTTACCTCCTTTAAAAAtcgccgccatcaccaacgatGCTGTGGCTACATTGGTATCCTTTGTATATCAATACCCAGCCGCGCCCAATCAGAAAGCAGCCATGGGCCTCATTGTCGGTACTGGATGCAACGCTACGATCCCCCTCCAGTTCAGCAAACTGCACAAAAATAAATTCCCGGGTCTGATCAGTGTTCAGCAGGACTGGGACCTTTTGGACGTCGGGATTGCGGTAAACACAGAATGGAGCATCAACGGGTCAGCATCGCCGCTACGCATGCTTGGGTTGATTAGTCGCTGGGACGACGAGCTGGACAAGGCATGCGAAGCCCCTGGTTTCCAGCCATTAGAGTACATGACCGCTGGTCGCTATCTGGGCGAGTTGGCGAGGCTCATATTTGTGGACTTTTTGACCACTGTCCAAGGCGTCCCGCCTGAGGATCTGCCCCAGGGGCTTCACCAGCGCTTTGGTCTCTCCACAACCTTCCTCAGTCATTTCTACCCGGGTAGCGACAAGGGTGATATTCTGGAGCAGTTACAGAAAGAGTTCGACTTGTCCACGGATTCGACATTTACATGGACATCCGATCATGCGGACACCCTGTATCACATAGCCAAGGCTATCCAAACTCGAGCAGCAGGCATTGTCGCGGCGGCCACTATCGGACTTTTGCGCTGCGCTGACGAGCTTCCTGACCCGTCAGAACCAGTTCGAGTTGGCGTCGCTAATGGTGACAATGTTGAAGAGCTTGTAGTGGGATATACTGGCGGCTGTATACAGCACTTCCAGGATTACTTGAAAGACACGCAAGCCTTCTTGGATTTTATCACGCAGGAAGAGTTCGCAGCCCAAGGGAAAAGGATACGTGTGAAACTAGAGCCCTGCCATGATGGGGGAATCACAGGGGCGGGGATCTTGGTGCCTGCTGCTTTGGCAAGCACCCAGGCGTAG